A region of the Arenibacter antarcticus genome:
ACAGAACTGGGAAGCCATTATGTATGCTGCTGGTAAAAAGGTAGACAACCTTATATCTACCATTGATTACAATGGACAGCAGATAGATGGGGCAACCGAAGACGTTTTGCCAATGGGCGATTTAAGAAAGAAATTCGAGGCATTTGGCTGGGATGTTGTTGACATTGAGGAAGGCAACAATTTAGAAGCCGTTATAAAAGGAATGAAAGAGGCCAAAAGCAGGACTGGAAAAGGCAAACCAGTATGTGTTTTGTTACACACGGTAATGGGACATGGGGTAGACTTTATGATGTACACCCACGCATGGCACGGAAAGGCTCCCAATGATGAGCAATTGGAGAACGCCCTATCACAAAATCCAGTAACCCTCGGAGATTATTAATCCAACCCATTTCTATTAACGATAAAGAAAGTACACGATGAAAAAATATATAGATCAAGGAAAAAACGATACAAGAAGTGGATTTGGTGCCGGACTAGCCGAACTTGGCAGAAGCAACCCCAATGTAGTTGCTTTATGTGCAGATTTGGTTGGTTCCCTAAAAATGGAAAAGTTTATTGAGGAAAATCCAGAGCGATTTTTCCAAATAGGAATTGCCGAGGCCAATATGATGGGCATTGCAGCGGGACTCACTATAGGAGGGAAAATACCTTTTACAGGAACTTTCGCTAATTTTTCTACTGGACGCGTCTACGATCAAATCCGCCAGTCTATTGCCTATTCTGGTAAAAACGTAAAGATCTGTGCCTCCCATGCTGGAGTTACCTTAGGTGAGGACGGTGCCACACACCAGATTTTGGAGGATTTGGGAATGATGAAAATGTTACCTGGAATGACCGTTATCAATCCATGTGATTACAACCAGACAAAAGCAGCTACTATTGCCATTGCGGAACACGAAGGCCCAGTTTACCTGAGATTCGGTCGTCCAAAAGTAGCTAATTTCACCCCTGTAGATCAGAAATTTGAAATTGGGAAGGCCCTTATGCTTAGTGAAGGTACCGATGTAACCATTGTTGCCACCGGCCATTTGGTCTGGGAAGCATTGGTCGCTGCCGAAAATTTGGAGAAACAAGGAATTTCTGCAGAAGTCATCAACATACATACCATTAAGCCTTTTGACGGAGAAGCAGTGTTAAAGTCTGTTAAAAAAACCGGCTGTGTCGTGAGTGCGGAAGAGCATAACTATTTGGGAGGACTTGGTGAAAGTGTTGCCGGATACCTTGCTACTACGCATCCTACGCCCCAGGAATTTGTTGGGACAAAAGATACTTTTGGAGAAAGTGGCACCCCAGAAGAATTAATGGCTAAGTATGGTTTGGATACTAAAGCCATAGAAAAAGCCGTTTTAAAAGTGTTAAAAAGAAAGTAATTCTAATGCCCTTGGGTAGATGACATCGCTTGATCTAAAATTTGGTGAATACATAAGAGCGCAACAAAGAGACAATACTTTATTAAAGAGTATTACTCTAAGGCAATCTTATAGTCCACCACTTTTTTTGTGTCAAGTATATTTTTTTTTGAGATAAACCATGAAAAATATTGTGCCTATAATTGTACAATGTTTTCTAATTTAAAAGAACACACCTATGATGAAAAAAACAGTTTTATTGGCAGCTTTTGCTTTAATAAGTATAACTGCATTCGCACAAAAAGATCCGGGC
Encoded here:
- a CDS encoding transketolase family protein, which produces MKKYIDQGKNDTRSGFGAGLAELGRSNPNVVALCADLVGSLKMEKFIEENPERFFQIGIAEANMMGIAAGLTIGGKIPFTGTFANFSTGRVYDQIRQSIAYSGKNVKICASHAGVTLGEDGATHQILEDLGMMKMLPGMTVINPCDYNQTKAATIAIAEHEGPVYLRFGRPKVANFTPVDQKFEIGKALMLSEGTDVTIVATGHLVWEALVAAENLEKQGISAEVINIHTIKPFDGEAVLKSVKKTGCVVSAEEHNYLGGLGESVAGYLATTHPTPQEFVGTKDTFGESGTPEELMAKYGLDTKAIEKAVLKVLKRK